The segment ACAAGAAAACTTCCAAAAAGCAGGTTATTATATTTCTAAAGCATTAAAAATTGATGATGATAATGCCTTGTATTGGAGAAAGTATTCAGAAATTAATTTAAAACTTAATTTTTTTGAGGAAACTGTAACTGGTTTTCAAAAATGTTTAGCTTTAAATGACGATTCTACTGAAATTTATATTGGCTTAACAGATATATTGTCTTTTTTAGGTGAATTTGATGATGCAATAAATGTCTTAATAAAAGCAAAAAGAATTTATAAAGATTCTCCAGAAATAGAATACAGATTAGCAGGTTTGTTTTTTGTCTTAAACAAAGAAAAATATGCATTTGACCATTTAATAAGTGGGATGAAATTAGAGTATGAATGCAATTATATTTTAAAGGAATTATACCCAATAATGTATGATAATGAAAAAGTACAAAAACTTTTAAAGGATTATAAAAAAGCGATGGAGTAATTAGTACTTGTCATTTTTGTAAATAAATAAAAAGCCAAACTATTAATTTAGTTTGGCTTTTTTACTTATGTCTTACCCTAATAATGAGTTATGATAACTCTCATCATCTACCAATTTTTAAATTGATTTAACAAAGTCTAAAAAAACTTTTTTATGAAGTTCAATATCCATGTTAGATGAAAGTGATACACGGGCAATATAATCTTTGTCGCCCTCTTTAGTAGTTCCTTGAGTAGATGTTGCAGGAATCGTCCAATAACATCCATTTAATTGTCCATAACTTACACAGTATTTACTTTCATTGGGAATTTCTGTAATCATTAGATTGATTAACTTATGATTTAGTGCTCTTTTATAGGCTTCTTTTTCTTCAGGAGTATTCCCTTTTGTGGGAAGGTCTAATGAAAACACAGATGGAGTAAATCCTTTGTTTGCTAATTCTTCTGAAACAAAATTGATTTTTGCTTCTGGTAAAGTTTTGGTAATGAAGTTTACAAATTCACGTGTATTGGTATAAGCATCAATTATTCTTTGATTCATAGAAGGCAATTGCTTCGCTAAAATTTCATATTGAAGATCTGTAGCCTCGTTATCGCAAAGGATTAGATGCTTTTCTATTTTTTCAATCAAAGCTTCTGTGTTTTTATTTCCTACACAGTAACCAGCTGTACATAAACCGCCACTTGGAAATTTTGATCCGCTTGCAAATGAAATAGTCCTAACTGTTGATAGGATTTCACCTTCACCTAAAAAGTGTACATTCGGACAAAATGTTTGATCTAAAATAAAAACGGGATCTATTGCCATTTCACCTGTTGCAGTTTTACGCTTTTTACTTAAAACATTTTTTAATTGTAATAAATCTGGAACTTCAACTCTAGGATTTGTAGGGATTTCAGCGATAATATAAGGAATAGCATCTTCTATTGCAATTTTGTCTAAAACAGTATCAATGCTTTTATTCATATCATTACCACCATCAACTGGTAAATCCACTATTTCAACATTATCAATACAAGCAGCAACTCTTCGTGCTTGATCATTTGTTCCGCCATAACAATTTGGAGGAACAATAATTTTAATAGCCTTTCCTTTGTGATTTTCTAGAGCATCGTCAATTAATCCCATCAAAATAGCATATTGAACGGATAGTCCACAAGAAGCTACAAGTGCTTTTGTAGTTGTTCCTGTAATCTCATTAATTGAATCTAAGACACGTTTTTTGTAGGGCTCAATATTAGTATTCGTAACAAAAGGAGTCTTTTCTGTTAGTGCTTTTAAGGCAGCAAGAGAGTTAGCCGGTGTCATTGCAATAGATTCTCTTCTTCTTACATGCTGAATGTCTGAGATATACGTTTCATTTTGTTCACCGTTTATTAATAAAACACTTCCAAAATTAGCCTGAATATTGATAAAAAAATCTACGTTTGAGTTAAGGTTCGTTGCAGAAATATCTTTGCGTTGTGAAATGAAAATAGTACTTCCTTCAAACGTGTAAACCTCCTCAATATTTTTAACTTTTTTTAAATCAAACTTATAGCCATAAACTTTCTTTAAAATTTCAGCATCAAAAGAACTTGGTAACTCATCTGTAAAAACGATTTGGGTATTTTTATTATCAAATAGATTTTTTCTCAGAATAGCCAAAATAGGAATCGTTTTTGATGAAAAACTGATTACATTTTTTGGATTTAGATTGTTAAACTTAGCGATAGTCCATTCTAGAATACAAGATAATGGATGACCTAATCGAATATAGTCGTAAGCAGTTGGTAATTCACTTAGCGCTGATGTTTCAGTATTATTGTCATTAAACAAGACTTCAAACTGATCTAAGAATTCAGTTTTAGCCAGTTTTTCATCATAAATGTCTAATCGATGAGTTGTTAGACGCAACCAGTCAGTTGGCATATTTTCTAATACACCTTTAATATAATTTAGCATTTTGTTCTTCACCATAATATTAACCTTTAGATAAGACCACAAATATATTGAATCGATATGTTTTAAACGAATTAGAAGATGTTTTGTTGAATTGTGTCTATCGTTAATAGGGGTATTCAACTTTTCAACATTTTATAATTGTAGTTACTAAAAAAAAGTTGAGTACAAGTCACCAAGTTATCAGCAAATAAGCGAATTAAAAAAGGAGACTTCAATTTTTGTTCAAATTTCTATTATCTTCGTTTTTTAAAAAAAATAGAACTTAAGATGAGTAGAAGCATTAAAGATTATTTAGTTATTGGCTTAAAAGGAATGGCAATGGGTGCAGCAGACCTAGTTCCGGGTGTTTCTGGAGGTACAATTGCATTTATTTCTGGTATTTATGAAGAGCTTTTAGGTTCTATTAGTAATGTGAATTTTGGCTTGCTAAAAACGTTAAAAAAAGAGGGATTTAAAGTTGCTTGGAAAGAAGTAAATGGTAATTTTTTATTGTCACTTTTTATAGGGATATTTATAAGTATTGTTTCTTTAGCTAAAGCGATAAAATTCTTATTAGAAAATGAACCCGTTTTATTATGGTCTTTCTTTTTTGGTTTGGTATTAGCTAGTATTATTTACATTGCTAAACAAATAACAAAATGGAATTCTATTGCTATTTTAGTGCTCGTTTTAGGTGCTTTTTTAGCGTATTATATAACTACTTTAAATCCTTTAGTCTCAGAAAATTCTTCACTATTTTTTATGTTTATAGCTGGTACTATTGCAATTTGTGCAATGATTTTACCAGGTATTTCTGGCGCCTTTATATTAGTTCTTTTAGGAGCTTATAAACCTGTTTTAGCAGCTGTAAATGATAGAGATTATAAAACAATTGCCGCAGTAGGTTTAGGGGCAATAATAGGGTTGCTTACTTTTTCTAAAGTTTTAAAATGGCTTTTTGCTCATTATAAAAATTATACATTGGCAGTGTTAACTGGTTTTATAATTGGTTCTTTAAATAAAATTTGGCCATGGAAAGAAACATTAACGTGGCGTACAAATTCTCATGGAGTAGAAGTACCTTTTAATCAACAAAGTGTTTCTCCTTTTTCTTTTGATGGAGATGCACAATTTACCATGGCAATTATACTTTCTATTGTAGGTTTTGGTCTTATTTTATTGATGGAAAAATTAGCGTTTAAAAAACAGTAGATGCACCAAGAAAGAACTTTTTTACAGAAAATTAATCTTTTTTTTAAAGGTTTAGCAATGGGAGCTGCAAATAAAGTTCCTGGTGTTTCTGGTGGAACGGTTTCTTTTGTTTTAGGTTTTTATGAAGAATTAATTTATTCTTTTAGAAAAGTAAACCTTAAAGCATTTAAACTTCTTTTAAATGGCCGATTTAGAAGCTTTTTTAAATATACAAATGCATCCTTTTTAACATTGATAATGACTGGAAGTGTGTTCAGTTATTTTAGTATTTCTTTAGTTTTAGATTATTTCTTAGAAAATTATGAGCTCTATGTTTGGAGTTGGTTTTTTGGAATGATAATAGGCTCGATTTATTATATAGGAAAAGATTTTGGAGATTGGAATACTAAAAATATTATTTCATTAATAGTTGGAGCTTCAATAGGATTAGGAATTAGTTTTTTAACGCCTGCAAGAGAAAATGATAACCTCTGGTTTGTCTTTGTCTGTGGAATTATAGGTGTGTCTGGTATGACATTGCCAGGTCTTTCGGGGTCGTTTATCTTAATTTTATTAGGCAATTATGTACTGCTTTTAGTAGATTCTGTAAATGTGTTGTTTAATGTAACAACAAGTGTTTTGTCTGGAGATTTTGACGTTTTATCAGATCCCGTAAAAATTAGGTATTTAAAAATAATTACAGTTTTTACAGTAGGTTCAGCATTTGGATTAGTATCTATTTCTCATGTTTTGGGATATGTTCTAAAAAGGTGGCATCAAATTGTAACAGCAATTATTATTGGTTTTATTACAGGTTCTTTAGGAATTGTTTGGCCTTGGAAAAAAGCTATTTATTTAACAGAGAATTCAAGTTTTCTGTTTGATAAAAAAGGAAATAAAATAGTTGAAAACTATGAGCGTTTTATTCCAGATTTTTCAAACCCAGAAACAGGGTTGGCTATATTATTTGTTTTTATAGGTGTTGGTTTAATTTTGATAATAGATTATTATGGGAGAAAGAAAAAATAAAGTTTTTGGTCTTTTAGGAAAAGACATATCATATTCATTTTCTCGTGGATATTTTACTCAAAAATTTAAAGAATTAGGTTTTGATAACCTAAAATATGTCAATTTTGATATTCCTAAGATAGAAGATTTCCCTTCAATAATAGAAAATAATGAAGGAGTAAATGGAATTAATGTTACCATTCCTTATAAAGAAGCTGTAATTCCCTTTTTAGATAAAATTGATAAAACAGCCAAAGAAATTGGTGCTGTAAATACGATTAAATTTACAAAGAGAGGAAACTTAAAAGGATATAATACAGATGTTTTTGGTTTTGAAAACTCCTTAAAACCCTTGCTAAAAAAACATCATAAAAGAGCCTTAATTTTAGGAACTGGTGGCGCTTCAAAGGCGATTGCTTACGCACTTAAAAAGAATGATATCAAATTTAGGTTTGTATCTCGTAATCCAAATAAAAAGAAAGAAATTTCTTATGAAAGTTTGTCTAAAGAATTGTTAGAGAAATATCATGTTATTATAAACTGTACTCCAATTGGTACTTCGCCAGATATTCATAAATCACCAAATATTCCGTATGAATTCTTGTCTAGTCAACATCTTCTGTATGATTTAATTTATAATCCAGAAGTCTCTACTTTTTTATCAAAAGGAAAAGAAAAAGGCGCAACAATAAAAAACGGATTAGAAATGTTAGAACTTCAAGCAGAAGAATCTTGGAGAATTTGGAATAGTTAATTTGCTTTCTTCCTTTTATTTAATGTTTAAGACTTGTGACTTTTGTTAGATGTCTGTATCTTTATAGACTAATAATACGGACCTTAAACATTGTAGATATGTTAGATGAAAATGAAAAGCAAGCTGAAAACGCTAAGGAAATTGAAGCAGAAGTTGTAAAAGATGATGCAAAGAAAGTAGAACAACAAGATACTTCTGAGGAAGCTATTGTAGATGAAACTTCTGAAATAATTGAAGAAACTGTCATTGAAGAAACTGTCATTGAAGAAGCTAAAAAAGTTGAGGTTTCTGAAGATGAAAAAGTAGATGAAACTACTGAGGCAATTGATGCCATAGAGAAGTCTGTTGCAGAAAGTGCTGAAAAAGAAGAGGATAAAGAAGAAGATTCTAGTGTAGACTATACTTCATTATCATTAGAAGAATTAGTTTCTGAACTTCATAAGACACTTTCTAATAACCCTCCACAAAAGGTAAAATCTCAAGTTGATGCTATTAAAAATGCTTTTAACAAACAGTTTGGTACTTTAATAGCAGAAAAGAAAGCGGTGTTTTTAGCAGAAGGAGGAGATTCAATAGATTTTCAATTTTCTAGTCCTATTAAAACAGAGTATAATAAATTACTTTCTGAGCATAAAAAACAGAGAGATGCTTATTATGGTGATTTAGAAAAGCAACTTAAAGAAAATTTAGAAAAAAGACTTGTTGTAATAGAAAACTTAAAAAACCTTATACAAGATGCAGATACTGCAACAATGTATAAAGATTTTAAAGTATTACAAGATGCTTGGCGTGCAATTGGACCTGTTTCTAAAACGCGTTATAATGACACTTGGAAAACCTATCATCATCATGTAGAACGTTTTTATGATTTACTACATTTAAGTAATGATTTTAGAGATTTAGATTTTAAACATAATTTAGAAGAAAAACTTAAAATTATAGAAAAAGCAGAAGCGCTTGCAGAAGATGCAGATGTAAATCTTGCTTTTAAAGAATTACAAGACTTACATAAAGTTTGGAAAGAAGATATTGGCCCAGTTTCTCAAGAAATGCGAGAAGAGGTTTGGCAAAAATTTAGTGCAGCAACTAAGAAAATTCATGATAAAAGACATGATCATTTTAGAGAGATGCGTTCTAAATATCAAGAAATTATTGATGTTAAATTAGCTGTTGTTGCAGAAATTAATGCATTTGATACTTCTGGTAATAAAACACATAATGATTGGCAAAAAAGCATTAAAGATATAGAAGTTCTAAGACAGAAATATTTTAATGCAGGAAAATTGCCTTATGCTAAAAGCGAAGAAGTTTGGCAGCAATTTAAAGGCGCTACAAAAAAGTTTAATAGTGCAAAAAATGTTTTTTATAAGCAGGAAAAAGGGGATCAGCAAGACAATTTAAAAAATAAAATTGCTTTAATTGAATTGGCAGAGTCTTTAAGAGAAAGTGAGGATTGGGAGTTGGCAACAAATACCATGAAAAAAGTACAAGCAGATTGGAAAAAAATAGGGCATGTTCCTCGTAAATTTTCTGATGATATTTGGAAACGCTTTAAAGCGGCTTGTAATCATTATTTTGATCGTTATCACCAAGAAAAAAATGCTGTTAGTAAAGAACAACAAGATATTGTTGATTCTAAAAAAGAATTTTTAGAATCTTTAAAACAAGAATTAGAACCAACAAAAGATATTGTTTTAGGAGCTATTAATAAATGGAAAGAGCTTGGAAGATTACCAAGAAATGTTAGACATTTAGAAGATAAGTTTAATAAGCAAATAGATAGAATGTTAGATGGTTTGTCTTTAGATAAGAAAGAAGTTTCTATGCTAAAGTTTACAAATACAGTTGATAGTTTAGCAGCAGATAATGATGTTAGAAAATTAGATTCTGAACAAATGTTTGTTAGAAAAAAGATAGATGAGGTGGTAAGGGAGATTCAACAGTTAGAAAATAATTTAGGGTTTTTCTCAAACGCTAAAGCTGATAACCCTTTAGTCTTAAATGTGAGAAATCAAGTGAATGCTTTTAAAGAAGATTTAACTATTTGGAAAGAAAAGTTAAGTTACTTAAAGAAATTGGATTACTAATTTCAAATAATGTGTATAAAAAAACTCGAAGCTAAGCTTCGAGTTTTTTTTATGTTTATAATTTATTAAGACTAAGAAAATAATTTATCAATCTTTTCTTTTTCTTCTTCAGCTAAAGCGGCATCAACTAAAATACGACCACTGTGCTCATCAATTGTAATTTTCTTTCTATTTGCAATTTCTAATTGAAC is part of the Polaribacter sp. SA4-10 genome and harbors:
- a CDS encoding DUF349 domain-containing protein, coding for MLDENEKQAENAKEIEAEVVKDDAKKVEQQDTSEEAIVDETSEIIEETVIEETVIEEAKKVEVSEDEKVDETTEAIDAIEKSVAESAEKEEDKEEDSSVDYTSLSLEELVSELHKTLSNNPPQKVKSQVDAIKNAFNKQFGTLIAEKKAVFLAEGGDSIDFQFSSPIKTEYNKLLSEHKKQRDAYYGDLEKQLKENLEKRLVVIENLKNLIQDADTATMYKDFKVLQDAWRAIGPVSKTRYNDTWKTYHHHVERFYDLLHLSNDFRDLDFKHNLEEKLKIIEKAEALAEDADVNLAFKELQDLHKVWKEDIGPVSQEMREEVWQKFSAATKKIHDKRHDHFREMRSKYQEIIDVKLAVVAEINAFDTSGNKTHNDWQKSIKDIEVLRQKYFNAGKLPYAKSEEVWQQFKGATKKFNSAKNVFYKQEKGDQQDNLKNKIALIELAESLRESEDWELATNTMKKVQADWKKIGHVPRKFSDDIWKRFKAACNHYFDRYHQEKNAVSKEQQDIVDSKKEFLESLKQELEPTKDIVLGAINKWKELGRLPRNVRHLEDKFNKQIDRMLDGLSLDKKEVSMLKFTNTVDSLAADNDVRKLDSEQMFVRKKIDEVVREIQQLENNLGFFSNAKADNPLVLNVRNQVNAFKEDLTIWKEKLSYLKKLDY
- a CDS encoding DUF368 domain-containing protein; the encoded protein is MSRSIKDYLVIGLKGMAMGAADLVPGVSGGTIAFISGIYEELLGSISNVNFGLLKTLKKEGFKVAWKEVNGNFLLSLFIGIFISIVSLAKAIKFLLENEPVLLWSFFFGLVLASIIYIAKQITKWNSIAILVLVLGAFLAYYITTLNPLVSENSSLFFMFIAGTIAICAMILPGISGAFILVLLGAYKPVLAAVNDRDYKTIAAVGLGAIIGLLTFSKVLKWLFAHYKNYTLAVLTGFIIGSLNKIWPWKETLTWRTNSHGVEVPFNQQSVSPFSFDGDAQFTMAIILSIVGFGLILLMEKLAFKKQ
- a CDS encoding DUF368 domain-containing protein; translation: MHQERTFLQKINLFFKGLAMGAANKVPGVSGGTVSFVLGFYEELIYSFRKVNLKAFKLLLNGRFRSFFKYTNASFLTLIMTGSVFSYFSISLVLDYFLENYELYVWSWFFGMIIGSIYYIGKDFGDWNTKNIISLIVGASIGLGISFLTPARENDNLWFVFVCGIIGVSGMTLPGLSGSFILILLGNYVLLLVDSVNVLFNVTTSVLSGDFDVLSDPVKIRYLKIITVFTVGSAFGLVSISHVLGYVLKRWHQIVTAIIIGFITGSLGIVWPWKKAIYLTENSSFLFDKKGNKIVENYERFIPDFSNPETGLAILFVFIGVGLILIIDYYGRKKK
- a CDS encoding PLP-dependent transferase, which codes for MVKNKMLNYIKGVLENMPTDWLRLTTHRLDIYDEKLAKTEFLDQFEVLFNDNNTETSALSELPTAYDYIRLGHPLSCILEWTIAKFNNLNPKNVISFSSKTIPILAILRKNLFDNKNTQIVFTDELPSSFDAEILKKVYGYKFDLKKVKNIEEVYTFEGSTIFISQRKDISATNLNSNVDFFINIQANFGSVLLINGEQNETYISDIQHVRRRESIAMTPANSLAALKALTEKTPFVTNTNIEPYKKRVLDSINEITGTTTKALVASCGLSVQYAILMGLIDDALENHKGKAIKIIVPPNCYGGTNDQARRVAACIDNVEIVDLPVDGGNDMNKSIDTVLDKIAIEDAIPYIIAEIPTNPRVEVPDLLQLKNVLSKKRKTATGEMAIDPVFILDQTFCPNVHFLGEGEILSTVRTISFASGSKFPSGGLCTAGYCVGNKNTEALIEKIEKHLILCDNEATDLQYEILAKQLPSMNQRIIDAYTNTREFVNFITKTLPEAKINFVSEELANKGFTPSVFSLDLPTKGNTPEEKEAYKRALNHKLINLMITEIPNESKYCVSYGQLNGCYWTIPATSTQGTTKEGDKDYIARVSLSSNMDIELHKKVFLDFVKSI
- a CDS encoding shikimate dehydrogenase — its product is MGERKNKVFGLLGKDISYSFSRGYFTQKFKELGFDNLKYVNFDIPKIEDFPSIIENNEGVNGINVTIPYKEAVIPFLDKIDKTAKEIGAVNTIKFTKRGNLKGYNTDVFGFENSLKPLLKKHHKRALILGTGGASKAIAYALKKNDIKFRFVSRNPNKKKEISYESLSKELLEKYHVIINCTPIGTSPDIHKSPNIPYEFLSSQHLLYDLIYNPEVSTFLSKGKEKGATIKNGLEMLELQAEESWRIWNS